The window AGCGCTCGCCCTTCGAGCCCACCAGGGGCGTGGCCTGTCGAGGCTCGCGGCGCACCTGCCCTTCCCCGGGTCGCGCGGGTTCGCAGACAAGCTGCTCACCACGCGCTCCCGGCCGGAGAGCAGTTACACGGCCGGCCGGTTCCGAGAACAGGAAGCGCGCTCGCGCCATCCCGGCGAACCCGCGAGCGAAGCGAGCGTGGGGAGCCGCCCCGGCGCGAGCGCGGGGAGGTGTGGGGACGCTAGCGCCCCACTGGAACCACCACGCGCGAACGCTCGGTCGAACGAGCGACAGGGCGGGACTGAAAGGGGCCGCTCGCTCGACGAAGCACGGCGACGCAAGCACCGCAGGCCGAACGAAGTGAGGCCGAGGAGCGCAGCGAGCCGCGCGAGTCGAGCGGGCGGGGGCTTTCAACAGGATTCTGTCGTCGCTGTTGGCGTCACAGGGAGAGCGGGCGGGGGCTTTCAACAGGATTCTGTCGTCGCTGTTGGCGTCACAGGGAGAGCGGGCGGGGGCTTTCAACAGGATTCTGTCGTCGCTGTTGGCGTCACAGGGAGAGCGGGCGGGGGCTTTCAACTCAGGTTCGTCGTGACTGTCGGCCTCGATAATAGATGAGAATCTGGAATATATTGGATTAGCGCAGAATTATAGATTATTGCATTAGATAAATAGAAAATGTACGATTTACTCGACTAGCGACAGCATCGAGCAGGAGATGGCGGTCGAACCGTCCTGCTTCACGACCTCCACGTCGTACTGGATGGTCCCCGTCGCGGCCGGGTTGTCGGACTCGCGCTTCTCGACCACCTCGGCCTCGACGTGGATGGTGTCGCCGGCGAAGACGGGCCCGCGGAAGCGCAGGTCGTCGATGCCGTAGAACGCGACGACGGCGTCGCGCTCCTCGGGTGTGCGGTTCTGCCACAGGAGGCCGGTCGCGGCCGAGAACACCAGCATCCCGTGGGCGATGCGTTCGCCGAACATCGACTCCTGCATCGCCTCCTCGTCCATGTGGAGGTGGTTGAAGTCGCCGCTCACGCCGGCGAAGTTGGCGATGTCGGCCTCTGTGATGGTCCGACCGCCGGTGGTGTCGGTGTCGCCCTCCTCGGTGTTCGCGTAGATGCTGTAGTCGTCGCCGTCGTCTGTGTCTGTCATCGGTGTTGGTCTCGTTGTCGGCCTCAGTCCTCGCCGTTGTCGTTCGCGTCGGTGTCGGTGCTGCCGTCCCTGAACAGCCGATACGTCGTCCCGCCGGTCGCGACGACCTTGCGCTCGCCCTCGTGCATCGTCGTGACCTCGCACTCCGTGACGCCCATGCTCGACCCGGCGCGGACGACCTCGGCCGCGACGCGGAGGTCGTCGCGCGCGGGCCGGACGTAGCGCACGTTGAGGTCGGTCGTCGTCAGCGCCGCGTGGGCGGGGTTCTCGAACGTCGAGCGGAGGGCGAAGCCGCTGGCCGTGTCGATGACCGTCGCGGTGATACCACCGTGGACGGTCCCCGACGAGATGTTCGCGAACTTCTCGTCGAACGGCAGATCGAACACCGCCCGCCCGGGTTCGACCGCGACGATGTCGAGGTCGAGCCAGTGGAACAGGCCGTGCTCCCGGAGTTCACGCTCCAGTTCCTCGGAGCCGGCGAGGTCCGCCGTGTCCGCGACGCCCCCGTCGGCGGCGTCACCCTCCGTTCCGGTCACTATTTCCCCTCGAACTCCGGCTCGCGGTCGCCCATGAACGCCATGGCGCCCTCCTCCATGTCGTCGGTCGTGAGGAGGAGACCGAACGCCTGGGACTCCATCTCGAGGCCGGCTTCCATGTTCTCGTCGGCGCCCTTGTTCATCACCTGCTTGGCCTTCTTCAGCGCGATGGGCGGTCCGTTGACGAGGTCGTCGACGAACTCCTCGCAGATCTCCTCGAAGTCCTCGCTGTCGACGGCGCAGTTGATGAGCCCCCACTTGTGGGCGCGCTCGGCGGAGATGCGGTTGCCGCGGAAGACGAGCTCCTTCGCGCGCGCCTCGGGCAGCATCCGCATCGCGCGCTGGGTGCCGCCGCCGCCCGGGATGAGGCCGAGGTCGATCTCCGGGAAGCCGAACTCCGAATCCTCGGTGGCCACGCGCAGGTCACACGCCAGCGCCAGTTCGTGGCCGCCGCCCAGACAGAAGCCGTCGATCTTCGCCAGGGTGGGTCGCGGGAAGTCGTTGACCGTCTGGAAGAACTCCGTCACCTCGACCTCGTGGGGCGCGATGCCGGAGAAGCCGGTGATGTCGGCGCCCGCGGAGAACGCGCGGTCACCCGCGCCCTCGAACGTCACCGCGCGGACCTCGTCCACGTCGACGTTGTTCAGCAGGTGGACGGTCTCCTGCATCAGGTCGTCGTTGAGCGCGTTCATCCGGGCCGGCCGGTCGAGTTCGATCTCGAGTAGCCCGTTGTCGTGGAGTTCGTGGTTGATGGTGGTGTAGTCGCGGGTGCCGTCCTCGCCGCCGCCGTAGTCGAAGAAGCCGCTCCCGGCGTCCTCGCCAGTCTCGCCGGCCTCGACCTTCTCGACGAGCCACGGGTCCGGCTCGTAGCGCTCGGCGCCGTACTCCTCGTGGAGGTCCTGAAGCTTCTCCAGCACCACGTCCAGGCCGATCTTGTCGGCGCGCCGGCAGGGGCCCTCGGGGAAGCCCGTCCCCAGGCGCATTCCGGTGTCGATGGCCTCCGGCGTCGCCACCTCCTCGCGGACGAGGTACGCCGCGCGGTTGATGATGCGGGCCTCGATGCGGAGCGTGTCGACGCCCTCGCCGTCACCCGGCTCGTAGGTCGTGCCCTCGCCGTCCTCGTAGTCGTAGTAGCCCTTGCCGGTCTTCTGG of the Haloglomus salinum genome contains:
- a CDS encoding MaoC/PaaZ C-terminal domain-containing protein — its product is MTDTDDGDDYSIYANTEEGDTDTTGGRTITEADIANFAGVSGDFNHLHMDEEAMQESMFGERIAHGMLVFSAATGLLWQNRTPEERDAVVAFYGIDDLRFRGPVFAGDTIHVEAEVVEKRESDNPAATGTIQYDVEVVKQDGSTAISCSMLSLVE
- a CDS encoding PaaI family thioesterase, whose product is MTGTEGDAADGGVADTADLAGSEELERELREHGLFHWLDLDIVAVEPGRAVFDLPFDEKFANISSGTVHGGITATVIDTASGFALRSTFENPAHAALTTTDLNVRYVRPARDDLRVAAEVVRAGSSMGVTECEVTTMHEGERKVVATGGTTYRLFRDGSTDTDANDNGED
- a CDS encoding 3-hydroxyacyl-CoA dehydrogenase/enoyl-CoA hydratase family protein; amino-acid sequence: MTLELEDIDRVTVLGAGSMGHGITEVVALGGYDVTMRDIKEEIVEDGYDDIKWSLEKLAEKGLVDQDPDEVLDRVDTAVDLEAAVEDADLVIEAAPEKLDLKRDIYGDLEEYAPDHTIFASNTSSLPITQIAEATERPEQVVGTHFFNPPVKMDLVEVIYGEETTDETAELAYEFVEDIDKTPIYVRKDVRGFVVNTVLGPFGDEAAWMASEGVADVEAIDAAMVHQRGYPMGPFELSDMTGIDIGYDVAKEAGREVAPIVEEKVEAGDLGQKTGKGYYDYEDGEGTTYEPGDGEGVDTLRIEARIINRAAYLVREEVATPEAIDTGMRLGTGFPEGPCRRADKIGLDVVLEKLQDLHEEYGAERYEPDPWLVEKVEAGETGEDAGSGFFDYGGGEDGTRDYTTINHELHDNGLLEIELDRPARMNALNDDLMQETVHLLNNVDVDEVRAVTFEGAGDRAFSAGADITGFSGIAPHEVEVTEFFQTVNDFPRPTLAKIDGFCLGGGHELALACDLRVATEDSEFGFPEIDLGLIPGGGGTQRAMRMLPEARAKELVFRGNRISAERAHKWGLINCAVDSEDFEEICEEFVDDLVNGPPIALKKAKQVMNKGADENMEAGLEMESQAFGLLLTTDDMEEGAMAFMGDREPEFEGK